One window of Dechloromonas sp. ZY10 genomic DNA carries:
- the ubiA gene encoding 4-hydroxybenzoate octaprenyltransferase, giving the protein MEFLQLRSRLGDYFKLMRLDKPIGILLLLWPTLWGVWLSAEGRPEWPVVLVFILGTILMRSAGCVINDFADRDFDRHVERTAQRPLTAGRVTTREALWLFAILSALAFLLVLALGRPLVIWMSLPALLLAASYPFTKRFFAIPQAYLGIAFGFGIPMAYAAHLDTVPPVAWILLLANVFWAVAYDTEYAMVDRNDDLKIGIRTSAITFGRFDVAAVMACYAATLALLAGVGVYLKLGGVYFFALLLAAGIMGWHYTLIRERERVACFKAFLNNNYVGLVIFVGIVLDYLLVRQ; this is encoded by the coding sequence ATGGAATTCCTGCAACTCCGTTCCCGGCTCGGCGATTATTTCAAATTGATGCGGCTTGATAAGCCGATCGGCATCTTGCTGCTGCTCTGGCCGACCCTCTGGGGGGTCTGGTTGTCAGCCGAGGGGCGGCCGGAGTGGCCGGTGGTGCTGGTTTTTATCCTGGGAACCATCCTGATGCGCTCGGCCGGGTGCGTGATCAACGATTTTGCCGACCGCGACTTTGACCGCCACGTCGAGCGTACCGCACAACGCCCGCTGACGGCGGGGCGGGTGACGACGCGTGAGGCGCTCTGGCTGTTTGCCATCCTGTCGGCGCTTGCGTTTCTACTGGTATTGGCGCTGGGGCGGCCGCTGGTGATCTGGATGTCGCTGCCAGCCTTGCTGCTGGCAGCGAGTTACCCGTTCACCAAACGTTTTTTTGCGATTCCTCAGGCCTACCTTGGCATTGCCTTCGGTTTTGGCATTCCGATGGCCTATGCGGCCCACCTCGACACGGTACCTCCGGTGGCCTGGATCCTGTTGCTGGCGAACGTGTTCTGGGCGGTTGCCTACGATACCGAGTATGCGATGGTCGATCGCAATGACGATCTGAAGATCGGTATCCGGACCTCGGCGATTACTTTTGGCCGCTTCGACGTTGCGGCAGTGATGGCCTGCTATGCCGCAACTCTGGCACTTCTCGCCGGGGTTGGGGTCTATCTCAAGCTGGGTGGAGTTTATTTTTTTGCGCTGCTGCTCGCTGCCGGCATTATGGGGTGGCACTACACCCTGATTCGGGAGCGGGAGCGGGTGGCGTGTTTCAAGGCATTCCTCAATAACAATTATGTCGGGCTGGTGATTTTTGTCGGGATAGTTCTCGACTACCTGCTGGTCCGGCAATAG
- a CDS encoding response regulator, giving the protein MTTAQRKILCVEPSPTQRAIFARIAESSGLACDNCATETAALQHLAAGNHCLVLIARQLGEGDSFRLIESIRLAPAQAMLPIAFVAAECDSQCAHQAMVSGATEVFLREELNELASFVDYWGRLPSTSLQIGRALVLEDSASHAAYVGEICRVLGFEVDVVADVDAAHRLYAPGKYQLVIADILLQGGHSGAAFVRQVRQRQASHQPSLVMSAYTDQTQRLQALKSGADDFICKPFLPEELVWRIQRILHAHAAFDHGSSREGVPGAGEHRWWQHLSPRERDVCRRILAGDPDKEIARQLGISFWTVRSHIEQIFVKTGALNRRDLMLRFMDKS; this is encoded by the coding sequence ATGACTACCGCCCAACGAAAAATACTTTGTGTCGAGCCATCTCCGACCCAGCGCGCAATTTTTGCCCGAATTGCTGAAAGCAGCGGTCTTGCCTGCGACAACTGTGCGACCGAGACAGCCGCCTTGCAGCATCTGGCTGCGGGCAACCATTGCCTGGTGCTGATCGCGCGGCAACTCGGTGAAGGCGACAGCTTTCGCCTGATCGAGAGCATCCGCCTGGCGCCTGCGCAGGCGATGTTGCCGATCGCCTTTGTCGCCGCCGAGTGCGACAGCCAGTGTGCGCATCAGGCGATGGTTTCCGGAGCGACAGAGGTGTTTCTGCGCGAGGAACTGAACGAACTAGCGTCCTTCGTCGATTATTGGGGGCGTTTGCCCAGTACCTCGCTACAGATCGGAAGGGCGCTGGTACTGGAAGACTCCGCGTCGCATGCAGCCTACGTCGGCGAAATCTGCCGGGTGCTGGGGTTTGAAGTCGATGTGGTGGCGGATGTCGATGCCGCGCATCGTCTCTATGCACCGGGCAAATATCAGTTGGTGATTGCCGACATCCTGCTCCAGGGCGGGCACAGCGGGGCTGCCTTTGTCCGCCAGGTACGCCAGCGCCAGGCCAGCCATCAGCCTAGTCTGGTGATGTCGGCCTACACTGACCAGACTCAGCGCCTGCAGGCCCTGAAGAGCGGCGCGGATGATTTCATTTGCAAGCCTTTCTTGCCGGAGGAGCTGGTCTGGCGCATCCAGCGCATCCTGCATGCGCATGCCGCTTTCGACCACGGCAGTAGCCGCGAGGGTGTGCCCGGGGCCGGCGAGCATCGCTGGTGGCAGCACCTTTCTCCGCGTGAGCGCGATGTCTGCCGGCGTATCCTGGCTGGCGATCCGGACAAGGAAATTGCCCGCCAGCTGGGCATCTCGTTCTGGACCGTGCGTAGCCATATTGAGCAGATTTTTGTCAAAACCGGCGCCTTGAATCGGCGCGACCTGATGTTGCGGTTTATGGATAAGTCCTGA
- a CDS encoding alpha/beta fold hydrolase, whose protein sequence is MRSSRSEFLDLPDIRLHIRRWGDPEAPTLFLLHGWMDVSASWQFVVDQLARDWNLIAPDWRGFGPSQWLDRPYYFAEHVGDMEAILDHYAPDGQVKLVGHSMGGILASLYAGIRPERVERLISLEGFGIAPMQADLAPERYRQWLGQIRQRPKMHVHPDRAAFARRLQRDDRFLPAERADYLAKHLGRVGEGENKAGERRHGIVWNGDPWHKIFSPYLFRLEESMAIWRQITCPVLWVAARESWIVKDFATRPGDWEARRACFGQVEEAWVDNADHMLHHDQPEEVARLIEDWFSRP, encoded by the coding sequence ATGCGCTCTTCCCGTTCAGAATTTCTCGATCTTCCCGATATCCGCCTGCACATCCGCCGCTGGGGCGACCCGGAGGCACCGACGCTGTTTCTGCTGCATGGCTGGATGGACGTTTCCGCCTCCTGGCAGTTCGTCGTCGACCAGCTGGCCCGCGATTGGAACCTGATCGCGCCCGACTGGCGTGGTTTCGGCCCCTCGCAATGGCTGGACCGGCCATATTACTTCGCCGAGCACGTCGGCGACATGGAGGCGATTCTCGACCACTATGCTCCCGACGGTCAGGTCAAGCTGGTTGGCCACAGCATGGGCGGCATCCTGGCCAGCCTCTACGCCGGCATTCGCCCGGAACGGGTCGAGCGCCTGATCTCGCTGGAGGGCTTCGGGATCGCGCCGATGCAGGCCGACCTGGCGCCGGAACGCTACCGGCAGTGGCTGGGGCAGATCCGTCAGCGCCCCAAGATGCACGTGCACCCGGACCGCGCCGCCTTTGCCCGGCGCCTGCAACGCGATGACCGCTTCCTGCCGGCGGAGCGCGCCGATTATCTGGCCAAGCACCTCGGCCGCGTCGGCGAAGGTGAGAACAAGGCCGGCGAACGCCGGCACGGCATCGTCTGGAACGGCGACCCGTGGCACAAGATTTTCTCCCCCTATCTGTTCCGGCTTGAAGAGTCGATGGCGATCTGGCGCCAGATCACTTGCCCGGTGCTCTGGGTGGCCGCCCGCGAGTCGTGGATCGTCAAGGATTTCGCCACCCGCCCGGGCGACTGGGAAGCTCGCCGGGCCTGTTTCGGCCAGGTCGAGGAAGCCTGGGTCGACAACGCCGACCACATGCTGCACCACGACCAGCCGGAAGAAGTCGCACGGCTGATCGAGGACTGGTTCAGCCGCCCCTGA
- the recG gene encoding ATP-dependent DNA helicase RecG, whose amino-acid sequence MKKKLAKIGLHTEADLLLHLPLRYEDETRIVTLGRGPWADAVQVEVIVRSAEIQMRPRRQLVVHATDASGSEHELTLRFFSFYPNQQAVFAPGAKIRAFGEVRHGFFGLEMVHPRFHAVAEDEPLPEGLTPIYPTTAGVSNNALRKLIGNALKYGDLADTLSEALRAQFELPEFARCLRFLHAPPAGTPQLPLENRGHPAWRRMKFDEVLAQQLSLRRAYLARREQGAPVLQAEGLLAGRLLAQLPFGLTGAQRRAVEEILRDLAAPHPMQRLLQGDVGAGKTIVAALAACQAIEAGWQAAFMAPTEILAEQHYLKLRAWLEPLGVRVAWLSGSLKSKAKREQLAATAAEAQLVVGTHALIQDGVDFAKLGLAIVDEQHRFGVAQRLALRNKGNNPHQLMMSATPIPRTLAMSYYADLDVTVLDELPPGRTPIRTRLVADSRRDDVVAFVRKLVAEGRQAYWVCPLIEESETLQLQTAEETYAQLLADLPELTVGLVHGRLKAAEKQAVMAAFAAGEIQVLVATTVIEVGVDVPNASLMVIEHAERFGLSQLHQLRGRVGRGQYESSCVLIYAGPLGEIARQRLKIIFEHTDGFEIARQDLQLRGPGEFVGSRQSGVPLLRYADLEADADLIEAARELAENLLRDDLAAAERHLRRWLGTREELLKS is encoded by the coding sequence ATGAAGAAAAAACTGGCCAAGATCGGTCTCCACACCGAAGCCGATCTGCTTCTGCATTTGCCGCTGCGCTATGAAGACGAAACCCGGATCGTCACTCTCGGTCGTGGACCGTGGGCCGACGCGGTGCAGGTTGAAGTGATCGTGCGCAGCGCCGAGATCCAGATGCGGCCACGGCGGCAGCTGGTGGTGCATGCCACCGATGCCAGCGGCAGCGAGCACGAGCTGACCTTGCGCTTCTTCAGTTTTTACCCGAACCAGCAGGCAGTTTTTGCGCCTGGGGCGAAGATTCGTGCTTTTGGTGAAGTCCGCCACGGCTTTTTTGGCTTGGAAATGGTGCATCCGCGCTTTCATGCGGTGGCTGAGGACGAGCCCCTGCCTGAGGGGCTGACGCCGATTTATCCGACCACCGCCGGAGTCAGCAACAATGCTTTGCGCAAGTTGATCGGCAATGCGCTGAAGTACGGCGATCTCGCCGATACCTTGAGCGAGGCGTTACGGGCGCAGTTCGAACTGCCCGAGTTTGCCCGTTGCCTGCGCTTTCTGCATGCGCCGCCAGCGGGAACGCCGCAGCTGCCGCTGGAAAATCGCGGTCACCCGGCCTGGCGGCGGATGAAATTCGATGAAGTGCTGGCACAACAGCTGTCCTTGCGTCGGGCTTATCTGGCAAGGCGCGAGCAGGGGGCGCCGGTATTGCAGGCCGAGGGCCTGCTCGCCGGGCGCTTGCTGGCGCAGTTGCCGTTCGGGCTGACCGGGGCGCAGCGGCGCGCGGTCGAGGAAATCCTGCGCGACCTGGCGGCGCCGCACCCGATGCAACGGCTGCTGCAAGGCGACGTTGGCGCCGGCAAGACCATCGTCGCCGCGCTCGCCGCCTGTCAGGCGATCGAGGCCGGCTGGCAGGCGGCGTTCATGGCGCCGACCGAAATCCTCGCCGAGCAGCACTATCTCAAGCTGCGCGCTTGGCTGGAGCCGCTCGGCGTGCGCGTCGCCTGGCTTTCCGGCAGTCTCAAGAGCAAGGCCAAGCGTGAGCAACTGGCGGCAACCGCCGCCGAGGCGCAATTGGTGGTCGGCACGCATGCGCTGATCCAGGACGGCGTCGATTTCGCCAAACTCGGTCTGGCCATCGTCGACGAACAGCACCGCTTCGGCGTCGCCCAGCGGCTGGCCTTGCGCAACAAGGGCAATAACCCCCACCAGTTGATGATGTCGGCGACGCCGATTCCACGCACGCTGGCGATGAGCTATTACGCGGATCTCGACGTCACCGTACTCGACGAACTGCCGCCGGGGCGCACGCCGATCCGTACCCGGCTGGTCGCCGACAGCCGCCGCGACGACGTGGTCGCCTTTGTCCGCAAGCTGGTTGCGGAAGGGCGCCAGGCCTATTGGGTCTGCCCGCTGATCGAGGAATCGGAAACCCTGCAATTGCAGACCGCCGAGGAAACCTATGCGCAGCTTTTGGCCGATTTGCCGGAGTTGACCGTGGGTTTGGTGCATGGCCGCTTGAAAGCGGCAGAAAAGCAGGCAGTGATGGCGGCGTTTGCCGCTGGCGAGATTCAGGTGCTGGTGGCGACGACGGTGATCGAGGTTGGCGTCGATGTGCCCAACGCCAGCCTGATGGTGATCGAGCACGCCGAGCGTTTCGGCTTGTCACAATTGCACCAGTTGCGTGGCCGGGTCGGGCGCGGCCAGTACGAGTCGAGTTGCGTGCTGATCTACGCCGGGCCGCTGGGTGAAATCGCGCGGCAACGGTTGAAGATCATCTTCGAGCACACCGACGGATTTGAAATCGCACGCCAGGACTTGCAATTGCGCGGGCCGGGCGAGTTTGTCGGCAGCCGGCAAAGCGGCGTGCCCTTGCTGCGCTACGCCGATCTGGAAGCTGATGCCGACTTGATCGAAGCGGCGCGGGAATTGGCCGAGAACCTGCTGCGTGATGACCTGGCGGCCGCCGAGCGGCATTTGCGGCGCTGGCTGGGGACGCGCGAGGAATTGCTCAAGTCCTGA
- a CDS encoding RidA family protein yields MSKTIIATPHAPAAIGTYSQAVRVGDTVYLSGQIGLDPATMQMVDGIDAQIVRVFDNLKAVAEAAGGSLADVVKLNVFLTDLGNFAKVNETMAQYFSEPFPARAAVGVKELPRGALVEADAVMYLG; encoded by the coding sequence ATGAGCAAGACCATCATCGCCACGCCGCATGCACCGGCGGCCATCGGAACCTACTCGCAAGCCGTGCGCGTCGGCGACACCGTTTACCTGTCCGGCCAGATCGGCCTCGATCCGGCCACCATGCAAATGGTTGACGGCATCGATGCGCAAATCGTTCGCGTTTTCGATAACCTCAAGGCAGTTGCGGAAGCGGCTGGCGGTTCGCTGGCCGACGTGGTCAAGCTCAACGTCTTCCTGACCGATCTTGGCAACTTCGCCAAGGTCAACGAGACGATGGCCCAATATTTCAGCGAGCCCTTCCCGGCGCGGGCTGCGGTTGGCGTCAAGGAACTGCCGCGCGGTGCGCTGGTCGAGGCCGATGCGGTGATGTACCTCGGCTAA
- a CDS encoding SPOR domain-containing protein: MAKTPPSARKPVAPKPVAEQVEPEVQDELRGKLLKRLAVAGLLISLLLGTLAVFDHLAAPPQEEDDLPAFSKPIPVPPKKEVSQPVKQTTELPPPPEPAKAVEEPVAKDGTIGQRELPREGGKKIADELPPPRVEARPSLDGGKNPPVAASTVNVPLKPTAAPVEPVSPGSGAARAPAAGNPSPRPSRPSLAEGTAAPPLVPPSVPVESTVAKPSARVLETRSQTPAAAPVPGGQSAPRTPEPPRLFSGFALQAGVFSNPQLAEELHAKLTLSGVPSTLETRVQVGPFRTRQEAEAAQAKLRGLGIDTVLMAPRGGRR; encoded by the coding sequence ATGGCTAAAACCCCCCCGTCGGCACGCAAGCCGGTCGCGCCCAAACCGGTGGCCGAGCAGGTGGAGCCGGAGGTGCAGGATGAGTTGCGTGGCAAGCTGCTCAAGCGTCTGGCAGTTGCTGGGCTGCTGATCAGCCTCCTGTTGGGCACCCTCGCGGTTTTTGATCACCTTGCTGCGCCACCGCAGGAAGAAGATGATTTGCCGGCCTTCAGCAAGCCGATTCCGGTTCCGCCGAAAAAAGAAGTCTCGCAACCGGTAAAGCAGACAACCGAGTTGCCTCCGCCGCCCGAGCCCGCCAAGGCGGTCGAAGAGCCGGTGGCCAAGGATGGAACCATTGGTCAGCGCGAACTTCCTCGCGAGGGCGGCAAAAAAATCGCCGATGAGTTGCCTCCACCCCGGGTTGAGGCTCGGCCGTCGCTGGACGGCGGGAAAAATCCCCCGGTTGCGGCGTCGACCGTGAATGTGCCGCTCAAGCCGACGGCAGCCCCGGTCGAGCCGGTGTCGCCGGGTTCCGGTGCTGCCCGGGCCCCGGCTGCCGGCAACCCCTCTCCTCGCCCGTCGCGGCCGTCGCTGGCGGAAGGGACTGCGGCGCCGCCTCTGGTGCCGCCTTCGGTGCCTGTCGAGTCAACTGTGGCCAAGCCGTCGGCGCGGGTGCTGGAAACCCGCTCGCAAACGCCGGCAGCCGCACCGGTGCCTGGTGGTCAGTCAGCACCGCGCACACCCGAGCCACCTCGGCTGTTTTCCGGGTTTGCGCTCCAGGCTGGAGTGTTTTCCAATCCGCAGTTGGCTGAAGAGTTGCATGCCAAGCTGACCTTGAGCGGTGTTCCGTCCACACTCGAAACCCGAGTGCAGGTTGGACCTTTCCGCACCCGGCAGGAAGCCGAAGCGGCACAGGCCAAGTTGCGCGGCTTAGGGATCGATACCGTGCTGATGGCTCCCCGGGGTGGGCGACGCTGA
- a CDS encoding DUF2802 domain-containing protein, with amino-acid sequence MTLGVREAVVALIVVLAGYMLFVLLRMRRLNAVRNAGGESEPGAEPGREPALPEIDSAPALTLDELLRQPPEPGPAVRRERSRPRDVADEGARPAGVSRLELERELESLRRDLASVRGEMQELRQDMQQELAQLRAGQSVSPLYSDAMQMAMAGYSAQMIAERCGIARAEAEMVVGLARSQQGGVAHG; translated from the coding sequence ATGACACTGGGCGTACGTGAGGCGGTTGTCGCGCTGATCGTCGTGCTCGCCGGCTACATGCTGTTCGTCCTGCTGCGCATGCGGCGGCTCAATGCGGTGCGCAATGCGGGGGGCGAGTCGGAACCGGGGGCTGAACCGGGGCGTGAGCCGGCTTTGCCAGAGATCGATTCGGCACCGGCGCTAACGCTCGATGAGTTGCTGCGGCAGCCCCCTGAGCCAGGGCCGGCGGTGCGCCGTGAACGTTCGCGCCCGCGCGATGTGGCCGACGAAGGTGCGCGTCCGGCCGGCGTATCCCGGCTCGAACTTGAGCGCGAGCTTGAGTCGTTGCGGCGCGATCTGGCCTCAGTGCGCGGCGAAATGCAGGAATTGCGCCAGGATATGCAACAGGAGCTGGCACAGTTGCGGGCGGGGCAAAGTGTTTCGCCGTTGTACAGTGATGCGATGCAGATGGCGATGGCCGGATACAGTGCGCAGATGATTGCCGAGCGTTGCGGGATTGCCCGCGCCGAGGCCGAAATGGTGGTGGGACTGGCGCGCAGTCAACAAGGAGGTGTGGCGCATGGCTAA
- a CDS encoding OmpP1/FadL family transporter, whose product MKKRTLRPLSALILAGFSATASAAAFQLWEQNASGLGNAYAGSAAVADNASTNFFNPAGLTQLPGTQISLGVSAVGPSYRFSNHGSTGANASGPNGGDAGGWAGVPNAYFSQQLSDRLYLGFGISAPFGLATEYTANNWVGANLAVKSEIRTVNYNPSLAYRLNDKVSLGFGLNYQTIDAEMTSALAGGYRVKGDDAGLGWNVGALFTLSPAMRLGVSYRSAVDYRLEGSRTLAGVSRSATADIKLPDTFILSVWQQVSDRWEAMGDLSYTRWNSLDKLLVNYGGATPDTEHFGYKNSWRFAWGAAYRYSDDTKLKFGIAWDRTPVTDAVRSPRVPDNDRLWLSLGGQWKLGQGGRLDVGYSYLYVKDPTVSQNRNGTSLSGRYDASAHILGAQYSLGF is encoded by the coding sequence ATGAAAAAACGAACCCTGCGTCCTTTGTCGGCCCTGATCCTTGCGGGCTTTTCCGCCACCGCGTCAGCGGCCGCTTTCCAGTTGTGGGAGCAGAATGCCAGCGGTCTGGGCAATGCCTACGCCGGGTCGGCGGCGGTTGCCGACAACGCCAGCACCAACTTCTTCAATCCTGCCGGGCTGACGCAGTTGCCGGGAACGCAGATTTCGCTTGGCGTTTCCGCGGTCGGTCCAAGCTACCGGTTCAGCAATCATGGTTCAACCGGGGCCAATGCCAGCGGTCCGAACGGCGGCGATGCGGGCGGTTGGGCCGGCGTTCCGAATGCCTATTTCTCGCAGCAGTTGAGTGACCGGCTGTATCTTGGCTTTGGCATCTCCGCGCCTTTCGGCCTGGCCACCGAATACACCGCCAACAACTGGGTCGGTGCAAATCTTGCCGTCAAGTCGGAAATCCGCACCGTCAATTACAATCCTTCGCTGGCTTACCGGCTGAACGACAAGGTTTCGCTGGGTTTTGGCCTGAACTATCAGACTATCGACGCCGAAATGACCAGCGCACTGGCCGGTGGTTACCGGGTCAAGGGGGATGATGCTGGGCTCGGGTGGAACGTCGGTGCATTGTTCACTCTGTCGCCTGCAATGCGGCTTGGCGTTTCCTATCGGTCGGCGGTCGATTACCGGCTGGAGGGTTCGCGCACGCTGGCCGGCGTCAGTCGTAGCGCCACAGCCGACATCAAGCTCCCGGATACCTTCATCCTGTCGGTCTGGCAGCAGGTGTCCGACCGTTGGGAGGCGATGGGCGACCTCTCCTATACCCGCTGGAATTCTCTCGACAAGTTGCTGGTCAATTATGGCGGCGCAACTCCGGACACCGAGCATTTCGGCTACAAGAACTCCTGGCGTTTTGCCTGGGGGGCCGCTTACCGCTACAGCGATGATACCAAGTTGAAATTCGGCATCGCCTGGGACCGGACGCCGGTCACCGATGCCGTTCGTTCGCCGCGAGTTCCCGATAACGACCGCCTGTGGCTGTCCTTGGGTGGGCAGTGGAAGCTTGGCCAGGGCGGGCGTCTGGACGTTGGTTACTCCTACCTCTACGTCAAGGATCCGACCGTTTCGCAGAATCGCAACGGAACTTCCCTGAGCGGCCGATATGATGCCAGTGCCCACATTTTGGGTGCGCAGTACTCGCTTGGTTTCTAA
- a CDS encoding acyl-CoA thioesterase, translated as MSVERICLPDRDVALRVVPMPADLNQNGDVFGGWVMSQVDVAGAIPAMRRARGKVATVSVNSFQFKQPVSVGDIVSLYAEIVRVGRTSITVRVEVYAERNFAPTTVVKVTEAELTYVAIDADGSKRAIPEEINTQNGIESRG; from the coding sequence ATGAGCGTAGAACGGATCTGCCTGCCTGACCGCGATGTGGCCTTGCGTGTCGTCCCCATGCCGGCTGACTTGAATCAGAATGGCGATGTCTTCGGGGGCTGGGTCATGTCACAGGTTGATGTGGCCGGGGCTATCCCGGCGATGCGGCGAGCGCGCGGCAAGGTGGCGACGGTGTCGGTGAACTCCTTTCAGTTCAAGCAACCGGTTTCGGTTGGCGATATTGTCAGTCTTTATGCCGAGATCGTGCGCGTCGGCCGGACATCGATTACTGTCCGGGTCGAGGTGTACGCCGAGCGGAATTTTGCGCCGACTACGGTGGTCAAGGTTACCGAAGCCGAACTGACCTATGTCGCGATCGACGCCGACGGCAGCAAACGGGCGATTCCCGAAGAAATAAACACGCAAAATGGAATAGAATCGCGCGGTTGA
- a CDS encoding ABC transporter ATP-binding protein/permease: MRRSTSLPRPPAGAPLAETHAWETVKLLFPYLWRYRLRVIAALSCLIAAKVANVGVPLVFKHMIDDLGGEKLALGLPVLLLLLYGAMRFSTSLFTELREILFTRVTQRAVRQVALEAFRHLHALSLRFHLERQTGGISRDVERGTRSISSLMSYSLYSILPTLIEIGLVLGILVVRYDAGYALIVLASLSAYMAFTISVSNWRIAIRRAVNETDSAANTRAVDSLLNYETVKYFNNEDWEARRYDEQLQHWEAAAVRSQKSLALLNLGQQAIIACGVTAMMWRAAQGVVDGQMTIGDLVLVNALLIQLYVPLNFLGIVYREIRQALTDIERMFLLLREHREIADTQDAVDLPSGPLAIEFSTVDFAYEPKRPILHAIDFRIPAGQTVAVVGHSGAGKSTLARLLYRFYDVSQGSIRIAGHDLRDLRQDSLRRAIGIVPQDTVLFNDSIRYNIRYGRPDASDAEVEAAARAAQLHHFVAALPQGYETRVGERGLKLSGGEKQRVAIARALLKDPPIMIFDEATSALDSGTERAIQQQLEQVAQGKTTLIVAHRLSTVMHADEILVFAEGRIVERGRHPELLAAGGTYAGMWALQQQEQAS; this comes from the coding sequence ATGCGCCGCTCGACATCCTTGCCCCGCCCGCCCGCTGGCGCCCCCCTGGCAGAAACTCACGCCTGGGAAACCGTCAAGCTGCTCTTCCCCTATCTCTGGCGCTACCGCTTGCGAGTAATCGCCGCACTGAGTTGCCTGATTGCCGCCAAGGTCGCCAACGTTGGAGTTCCGCTAGTTTTCAAGCACATGATCGACGATCTGGGCGGTGAGAAACTGGCTCTCGGCTTACCAGTGTTGCTGCTGCTACTGTACGGAGCGATGCGTTTTTCGACATCGCTATTCACCGAACTGCGGGAAATCCTGTTCACCCGAGTAACCCAACGTGCAGTTCGCCAGGTAGCACTGGAGGCCTTCCGCCACTTGCACGCACTTTCCTTGCGCTTCCATCTCGAACGCCAGACAGGAGGTATTTCACGGGATGTTGAACGAGGCACCCGCTCGATTTCGAGTCTGATGTCCTACTCGCTGTACTCAATCCTGCCCACCCTGATCGAGATCGGTCTGGTACTGGGCATCCTGGTTGTTCGCTACGACGCAGGCTATGCGCTGATCGTCCTGGCCTCACTGAGCGCCTACATGGCTTTCACCATCAGCGTCAGCAACTGGCGGATTGCAATCCGCCGTGCCGTCAACGAAACCGACTCGGCTGCCAACACCCGCGCCGTAGATAGCCTGCTCAACTACGAAACCGTCAAATATTTCAACAACGAGGACTGGGAAGCTCGTCGCTACGACGAACAACTGCAACATTGGGAGGCGGCAGCAGTCCGCAGCCAGAAAAGCCTGGCCCTGCTCAACCTGGGACAGCAGGCGATCATCGCTTGTGGCGTCACTGCAATGATGTGGCGCGCCGCGCAAGGGGTGGTCGATGGGCAAATGACGATTGGCGATCTGGTGCTGGTCAATGCGCTGCTAATCCAGTTGTATGTCCCGCTCAACTTTCTCGGGATCGTCTATCGCGAAATCCGGCAGGCACTGACCGACATCGAGCGGATGTTCCTGCTCTTGCGCGAGCACCGAGAAATCGCCGATACCCAGGATGCAGTCGACCTTCCATCGGGGCCGCTGGCAATCGAGTTTTCCACGGTCGACTTCGCCTACGAACCAAAACGCCCCATCCTGCACGCGATCGATTTTCGTATCCCTGCCGGACAAACCGTTGCGGTGGTCGGCCACTCTGGAGCGGGAAAATCGACGCTGGCCCGCCTGCTTTACCGCTTTTACGATGTTAGCCAGGGCAGCATCCGGATTGCCGGCCATGACCTGCGCGACCTCCGCCAGGACAGCCTGCGCCGAGCCATCGGCATCGTTCCGCAAGACACCGTGCTGTTCAACGACAGCATTCGCTACAACATCCGCTACGGTCGTCCGGATGCTAGCGATGCGGAGGTCGAGGCTGCGGCCCGTGCGGCGCAGTTACATCATTTCGTCGCTGCCTTGCCGCAAGGCTACGAGACGCGAGTTGGCGAGCGCGGCCTGAAGCTATCCGGTGGCGAGAAACAACGCGTCGCAATTGCTCGTGCCTTACTCAAAGACCCGCCAATCATGATTTTTGACGAAGCCACCTCGGCGCTCGACTCAGGCACGGAGCGGGCGATCCAGCAGCAACTGGAACAAGTGGCACAAGGCAAGACTACGCTGATCGTCGCCCACCGACTCTCGACGGTGATGCATGCCGACGAAATTCTGGTTTTTGCCGAGGGCCGCATCGTCGAGCGAGGACGACATCCGGAACTGCTTGCCGCCGGCGGCACCTACGCCGGGATGTGGGCACTGCAGCAGCAAGAACAGGCCAGCTAG